The genome window TTCGGCCCCGGAGGCGCTGGGGACGCCGCGGAGGTCGAAGGGGTGTTCGCCCGCTTCGGCATCGGGTTCGAGGATGGTAGCGAACTCGAAGTCGATGATGCAGAACTGGCCGTCTTGGGCGCGGTAGGTGATGTTGCGGAGGAACGCGTCTTCGTGGCGGACGCCGTATTTCTCCAGTTCGGCGTAGAGCGACTTCATCTTTTCGTCGCTCATCTGTTCGACGCGGGCGCCGGCGTTGGTGGTGATGAGCTCGAGGGTTTCGGTGTCGTAGCCGAGGACGCGGGGGACGAAGTCACAGCCGCGTCGTTCGAGGTATTTGAGGACGCGGAGTTCGTTGTCGAACCGTTCGCGGCCGTTGGAGGCGCGGAAGAACTTGTGGACGCGTCCGTCGTAGCCGATGCGGACGAGGGCGCGGGCGGTGTTTTTGGCTTCGTGCACGTGGGGAATCCGTCGTGTCGCGGAGTGAGCGGCGGGGGTGGGAATTCTAGTGATTCAGCGACAGGGAAATGAGCGATCCACGGAAAACCGAACCAGACTCACCGGGTCCAGGGGCACCCTGGTGGGGGATGCAAGGGGGCGAAGCCCTCTTGCCCGCCGGAGGCCTGGCCGTCGGAAGATATCTGAAGGAGCGCGTGTCCAAACGCGGACAGCGTGTCGTATGCCCCCCCCCACTAACCCGCGGGGATTCCAGAGCGAGCGGTGAGTCCTCAACGCCGGTCCCACAAAGCGGACACCCGTTGCGGTAGTGCCCGATTGCTTGGAATTGCGGCCCGAAGGGTCATCCGTTCTTCCAGCCAGGGCCATCGGCCCTGGCGGTGCCGACAAGAGAAGTTGACGGCCCAACGGGCCAACCGTTCGGTTCGGAGTGGTGAAGGCAAACCGTCAGTTTGCCCGAACGGAATGGCCGGCCTTTCAGGCCTGTCGTTCTTTTGTTTCGGGTTGAGTCCAGGGCCGGTGGCCCTAGCTGGGCGAATGCCTGGCCCTTTGGGCCGAAGAGTCTCGCGTCTTCAGAAGTCGATCGTTCGGAGACAACGATGCGCGACACCTCGCGCTGCCCTTATCTCGAAGACCGACTTTCCCACGCCGCCGGTTTCGCCGCCGCGAAAATGATCCCACCCGCCTTCAAACTCCTGTGCAGCGGCGTCAGCCACAGCCGCTGCCGCCACGCCAGCCCCGCCTCCAGACAGGCGTCGTGCAACTCCCCCTCCGTGTACGTCCGGCACTTCCACGCCCGGCTCACGATCGCCCCGCTCAGGCAGTCCTCCGTCGCCAACACCAGCAAGGTTCCCCCCGGCTGAAGCACCCGGCGAAGTTCCTGGAAGGCGGGGACCGGATCCTTCTGGTACTCCAGCACCCAGCCGCATGTAATGGCGTCAAAGCTGTTGTCGGGGAACGGAAGCCGGACGAGATCGGCTGTGACATAGTGCGGCCGGGAACTCCGGACATTCGTCCGCGCCCGGGCCAGCATCGGCGCAGACAGGTCGGTGGCGACGATCGAAGCCTCTGGATCCGCGCGCTCCACAAGATGCCGCAGGATCTGCCCCGCGCCGGAACCGATGTCGAGAAGGGACCGCCGCCCCCGCAGGTCGAACTGCCGCGTCTCGAACAGCCGGCCGACGAGCGGCTCGTGGAGCGAGAGCAGGCTCCCCAGCCGGAGAATCGCCCCCGCGGGACCGTCGTAGCAGTGCCGGACCGCGTCCCGGTACGCCTCGCAGCTCCACTCCCGCATCCCCTGGAACTCAATCAGGCGGTTCAACACCCCGCGGCGCGGAGCGGTCCCGCGGGAAAGAGGGAGATCGAGACGCGAGGAAACCATTGCGAGCGGCTCCAACAGGTGACGGTCGGCTTCGGCACCGACCTCAACGCCGTTTGGCAAACACAGTGCCGCTGTCGGGCGATCGCTGCGGTTTCGTCGAAACGATTTCGCGGAAACATTACAGTTTTGCAATCTCCGGCAGGCGTGGCCGGCGGTCAAAACGCGATGGTCGCCGTCGCGGGGAACCGGGGGCGGGAACTGGTTGTTCCGGCGTCAGCCTGCTTCGACGACCGCCACTTTTTGTGCCAGTGACACGGTTTCCAACGCGGCAGCCCGGTTCGTCACCGTGTGTGAGTTCCGTCCGGTTGATAGGATGACGATGGAGCCGGAGCGGCGGCCTTCGCCCCCCTCTCCATCCTCCGAACTCTG of Planctomyces sp. SH-PL14 contains these proteins:
- a CDS encoding class I SAM-dependent methyltransferase, which produces MVSSRLDLPLSRGTAPRRGVLNRLIEFQGMREWSCEAYRDAVRHCYDGPAGAILRLGSLLSLHEPLVGRLFETRQFDLRGRRSLLDIGSGAGQILRHLVERADPEASIVATDLSAPMLARARTNVRSSRPHYVTADLVRLPFPDNSFDAITCGWVLEYQKDPVPAFQELRRVLQPGGTLLVLATEDCLSGAIVSRAWKCRTYTEGELHDACLEAGLAWRQRLWLTPLHRSLKAGGIIFAAAKPAAWESRSSR